The Rana temporaria chromosome 4, aRanTem1.1, whole genome shotgun sequence genome contains a region encoding:
- the LOC120935670 gene encoding MAM and LDL-receptor class A domain-containing protein 1-like, with amino-acid sequence MDWIHWNGSTPSDFTGPSFDHTTGYGYYLYINGQDSEEGDFARLESPANCFTGTHCLQFWYHMYGAAKYMMLRVSVLRDYGLEDVFTIEGDHGDMWYLEKIFLPESDIIQIFIDGVRGEDFRSDVAIDDISFYPGYCTAATTTTTTTVTTKLTGSTVSSTKTTLSPE; translated from the exons ATGGACTGGATACACTGGAATGGCTCAACCCCTTCCGATTTTACTGGACCATCATTTGACCACACAACAGGAT ATGGCTACTATCTATACATTAATGGACAGGATTCAGAAGAGGGAGACTTTGCAAGATTGGAGAGTCCTGCAAATTGTTTCACTGGAACTCATTGCTTACAGTTTTGGTATCACATGTATGGAGCAGCAAAATACATGATGCTGAGGGTGTCAGTACTAAGAGATTATGGTTTGGAAGATGTCTTCACTATAGAAGGAGATCATGGGGACATGTGGTATTTAGAGAAGATTTTCCTGCCTGAAAGTGATATTATCCAG ATTTTCATTGATGGTGTCAGAGGTGAAGATTTCCGCAGTGATGTTGCTATAGATGATATTTCTTTTTACCCAGGATATTGTACTG CAGCAAcaactaccaccaccaccactgtaaCTACAAAACTGACAG GTTCTACTGTGTCATCAACTAAAACCACATTATCACCAG AATAG